TGGAGCAATCTATGTCTTTcggaatattttatatgcaaccgtatatttaaatttatttatgggtttcttcatttcccattttaatTACCATTTAGTGACTAAtgatcttatttttaaaatttaactttaaaaataaaaaatgaaattactaATATATGAGTAACTATTTTAGGAAGTTCAAAgggtaaatatttgtttccTATTTTTATTCTCAATATaggaaatcattaaaaaaatctttaaaaaagtgtttttaatgtttttttttttgtaaataaatcatGTATTTACGTATAAGACCGTCTGAATTTGTGGTTCATCCACTTAAACACAttaattaatacatttattaatttaaaactaactaaatttttttacatttttgaattCGGATAAGCCGTTCACCCGGAATCGTGACCACCGCAAGGCATTTGACATAAATAGAGGTTCGGTAGTTTGGCTATACCTtcgttatatttatttatatattaaatttcctaatttaaaaataaatttgatcattttttttgaaaacattgAAATGATCAacatgaaaacatttttttcgttGGCAGAAGtgaacagtttttttttgcattctgGTAACTGGTTTGAGTCTTTGCTGTATTTTACATGTTGCGGTATGTGTCTAAATAATATTGGTATGTCTAAGCATTTGCGGTATTTTATTGAGATGGTCGTAACGGTCACATTGTTAGTACGTCACTTTTAGAAACGCCGCGAATTTTTTGTCATTGAAATTTTGCACTGGAATTTCGCAACGCGCACAAAGGAAACAAACAGCAAATATGTCGGGCACTTCGCAAAAATACAGGAACTTTGTGGCGGAGCCGATGGGCAACAAGTCGGTGACGGAGCTGGCCGGAATCGGCGAAACCCTCGGCGGACGCTTGACGGAAGCTGGATTCGACAAGGTGCGTGTGTAAATACGATGACGCCATGTGCGCAAATAAACAATGCGGAgtgtttataattatattcttTCAACACCGCAGGCATACACTGTTTTGGGCCAGTACCTGGTGCTGAAGAAGGACGAGGAGCTGTTCAAGGACTGGATGAAGGAGGTGTGCCACGCGAGCTCCAAGCAGGCGTCCGATTGCTACAACTGCCTGAATGACTGGTGCGAGGAGTTCTTGTAAGGGATGTGATCGCGGAATCCGAGTGTTTCGATCAAAAGGCATATGCTCACGGCACAGACAAATAACCTATGTTCCCCGTCAAGCTAAGTGGGCCAATCCCTAAGCTAAGCATTTGTCGTATTCATGTTCATATCACTGTTAGTTTGTAGTTAATATGTAATTTAATGTCCATCCGAAATAAATGTACAGCCATGTAAAACATCCAACGCGGGGCGGTGGTTTTCTGAGGAAGTACAGTAGGTATAAAGGGTTTTAATTGAACAGCAGGATGTGACATAG
The genomic region above belongs to Drosophila takahashii strain IR98-3 E-12201 chromosome 2L, DtakHiC1v2, whole genome shotgun sequence and contains:
- the baf gene encoding barrier-to-autointegration factor gives rise to the protein MSGTSQKYRNFVAEPMGNKSVTELAGIGETLGGRLTEAGFDKAYTVLGQYLVLKKDEELFKDWMKEVCHASSKQASDCYNCLNDWCEEFL